Below is a window of Candidatus Hydrogenedentota bacterium DNA.
ATTCGTGAGATCATCGCCTTCCCCCTCAATCAGCGTGCCCAAGATCTATTAATGGGTGCGCCGAATGAAGTCGATTCCGTACAACTTGATGAACTGCATATTGACATTGTCATGCCTCCGGAAGAAGAATCATCTTTTTAACGCTCTCCAAGAATGCACGCCTGTTGATTCCGAGGAGGTCTTAGAGAGGATAGCTCCGTCATGAAGCAACGCAGCAAAGAGCTCGTATGGCGCACCTTGAGATTCGAGAATCCCGAACGAATCCCACGTCAATTGTGGTATCTGCCTTGGGCAGAGCTCTATCATCAAGAAGAGCTGAACCGGATTCAGCAATGTTATCCTGACGACATCCTATGGGCACCCAATTATTATGATGATCCCCTGCCAACCCAAGGCGACTCAACCGCTATAGGCCGCTATATCGATGAGTTCGGCTGTGAATTCATCAACATCCAAGAGGGAGTCATCGGCGAAGTTAAAAACCCGCAGATTCTTGATTGGGAGCGGGACGCCCCAAAGATACGTTTTCCCAAAGAATACTTCAGCTTGAATAAGCAAAAGGTCAATGCGTGGTGTGCAGACCGAGATCAGTTTATCTTGACCGGATGTTGTCCCCGTCCTTTTGAACAACTACAGTTTTTGCGCGGTTCTGCCGACTTGTATATGGATCTGTTGCTGCAGCCGCCGGCTATGTTCAGCTTCATGGAAAAACTCCACGCCTTTTATTGTGATCTGTTGAAGATGTGGGTGGAAACAGATGTGGATGGCTTGATGTTCATGGATGATTGGGGCTCCCAACAGTCCTTGCTAATCGCTCCTG
It encodes the following:
- a CDS encoding methyltransferase; protein product: MKQRSKELVWRTLRFENPERIPRQLWYLPWAELYHQEELNRIQQCYPDDILWAPNYYDDPLPTQGDSTAIGRYIDEFGCEFINIQEGVIGEVKNPQILDWERDAPKIRFPKEYFSLNKQKVNAWCADRDQFILTGCCPRPFEQLQFLRGSADLYMDLLLQPPAMFSFMEKLHAFYCDLLKMWVETDVDGLMFMDDWGSQQSLLIAPDLWRELFKPMYRDYIKIAHDAGKAAFMHSDGYTIDIFPDLVELELDALNAQLFCIGVEKVAPFAGKLCFWGEMDRQNLLVNGTPEEMHQAVRQVYDMLWRQGGCIAQCEFGPGANPANVEAVFSTWDLISEERAAQQE